In a genomic window of Siphonobacter curvatus:
- a CDS encoding TonB-dependent receptor domain-containing protein: MTLRIVGVILLGLFCFSSQAQHFIKGRVKEAQSPQRPLAGASIQLTGTTQGTVSNDEGYFELQSTASSPSITVSHVGYQTQRISLTGNTTPIEINLVAATAQGLKEVTVTSRYYKPYHLNTVSSALRLQTPLINLSQNIQEISAEVIYDQGSFNMTDGITRNVSGVIRQEVSNNLGPYMFMRGGQISTLRNGIDLTPIYRGPVPEDAAIIDRVEFMKGPSLFMNNIGDPAGTFNVLTKQPTGTPQYSATAMLGSWNLYRLAADVDGVLDTQKKFQYRLNVMGMTSQSFVKYDFNRRLLVAPVLKYQISDRTSLTAEYNYQQFSYALFSPIVMSPKGYATLPRDFTIHEPTLKPYHVRDHTAFLTFTHAFSKNWSLTARGALMQNDYEGIYMWVTGVNAANPNILLRNPKYDLARTQVYSQQAFINGKIWTTDLTQQILAGVDVNQKRFRADSYVTYDTYTDAAGKTQPTYYPLTIDAPEYRVEIPNYHTPGGLAKGNTKQSIDYYSVYVLDELTFWKEKLRLTLGGRYTSVNTHNNVSSVLTSSKDQLFTPRVGLSYSIQPTWSVYALYDQTLIPQAGILATGEAIRPLEGINREIGMKKDWLDGRWNTTLSVYHIHRSNIVATDPNNALYRLQVGKTHAKGIELDVVGEVLPGLNAVINYAYNDSKIDSDVNPQLIGARTPMYVKHVQNTWLNYHLPGSKLSSFSVSAGYQYQGGRGERYTTATPHSSPDYFRLDGGIGWHRKHLKVNVLVNNILNKNLIATPWFRSGLYYWVPQAPINARLSIHYVL; encoded by the coding sequence ATGACTTTACGAATAGTAGGAGTAATCCTCCTAGGCTTATTTTGCTTTTCTTCCCAAGCTCAACACTTCATCAAAGGCCGCGTTAAAGAAGCTCAGTCTCCCCAACGCCCCCTGGCAGGAGCCAGCATTCAACTAACGGGCACAACTCAGGGAACCGTATCTAACGATGAAGGGTATTTTGAACTACAGAGTACGGCTTCGTCGCCATCTATTACCGTGAGTCACGTGGGGTACCAAACCCAGCGAATTTCGCTTACGGGAAACACCACTCCCATTGAAATAAATCTGGTTGCGGCCACCGCACAGGGACTCAAAGAAGTGACGGTTACTTCCCGGTATTACAAGCCGTATCATCTGAATACGGTTTCGAGTGCCTTGCGTCTACAGACACCCCTGATTAACCTTTCCCAGAATATTCAGGAAATCAGTGCGGAGGTCATTTATGATCAGGGAAGTTTTAACATGACCGACGGGATCACCCGGAATGTCAGTGGCGTGATTCGACAGGAAGTTTCCAATAATCTGGGACCCTACATGTTCATGCGGGGCGGTCAGATTTCGACGCTTCGCAATGGAATCGACCTGACGCCCATTTACCGCGGCCCCGTTCCCGAAGACGCCGCCATTATTGATCGGGTCGAATTCATGAAAGGCCCTTCGCTCTTCATGAATAACATTGGCGACCCCGCCGGCACCTTCAATGTGCTAACCAAACAACCCACGGGTACGCCGCAGTATTCCGCTACGGCGATGCTGGGTAGCTGGAATTTGTACCGGCTAGCTGCGGATGTGGATGGCGTGCTGGATACCCAAAAGAAGTTTCAGTACCGTTTGAATGTGATGGGAATGACGAGTCAATCCTTCGTCAAATACGATTTCAATCGCCGCTTGTTGGTGGCTCCCGTGCTGAAATACCAGATCAGTGATCGTACTTCCCTAACCGCTGAATACAATTACCAGCAATTCAGCTATGCATTGTTTAGCCCGATTGTGATGTCACCGAAGGGGTATGCAACCTTGCCCCGCGATTTCACCATTCACGAACCAACGCTGAAGCCGTACCACGTTCGCGACCATACGGCATTCTTAACCTTTACGCATGCTTTCAGTAAAAACTGGTCGCTAACCGCTCGGGGAGCCCTGATGCAAAATGATTACGAGGGCATTTATATGTGGGTCACGGGCGTAAATGCGGCCAATCCGAACATTCTGCTTCGCAATCCCAAATACGATTTGGCCCGGACACAGGTGTACTCGCAGCAGGCGTTTATCAACGGGAAAATCTGGACGACGGACTTAACGCAACAGATTCTGGCGGGTGTGGATGTCAACCAGAAGCGGTTCCGGGCGGATAGTTACGTAACCTACGATACGTACACGGATGCCGCCGGAAAAACGCAGCCTACGTATTACCCGCTGACTATTGATGCCCCCGAATACCGGGTCGAAATTCCCAATTACCATACGCCGGGTGGACTCGCCAAGGGCAATACCAAGCAATCCATCGATTATTATTCGGTGTATGTCCTGGATGAATTGACGTTCTGGAAAGAGAAGCTGCGATTGACGTTGGGCGGACGGTATACTTCAGTGAACACCCACAATAACGTATCCTCTGTACTGACTTCCTCGAAAGATCAGCTATTTACGCCACGAGTGGGGTTGAGCTACAGCATTCAGCCCACTTGGTCGGTGTACGCCCTGTATGATCAAACGCTGATTCCGCAAGCTGGGATTCTAGCTACGGGGGAGGCCATTCGTCCGTTGGAAGGTATCAATCGGGAAATCGGTATGAAGAAAGACTGGCTGGACGGCCGCTGGAATACAACACTTTCGGTGTACCATATTCACCGCAGTAACATCGTCGCTACCGACCCCAACAATGCCTTGTACCGACTACAAGTGGGTAAAACGCATGCCAAAGGCATTGAACTCGACGTGGTTGGCGAAGTACTGCCGGGCCTGAACGCCGTCATTAACTACGCCTACAACGATTCGAAAATCGATTCTGACGTCAATCCCCAGCTCATTGGAGCCCGTACACCCATGTACGTGAAGCACGTACAGAATACCTGGCTGAATTATCACCTGCCCGGCTCGAAGCTTTCCTCGTTCTCCGTATCGGCGGGTTATCAGTACCAGGGTGGACGTGGTGAGCGTTATACTACGGCGACCCCGCATTCCAGTCCGGATTATTTCCGCCTGGATGGAGGCATTGGCTGGCATCGCAAACACTTGAAGGTTAATGTTTTAGTGAATAATATTTTAAATAAAAACCTGATTGCGACGCCCTGGTTTCGCAGTGGGTTATACTATTGGGTACCACAGGCTCCCATCAATGCCCGCCTGAGTATTCATTACGTACTTTAG
- a CDS encoding ABC transporter ATP-binding protein, which translates to MLKAVNLTKAYGSHTALDHLNLEIQAGEIYCLLGSNGAGKSTTINLFLGFIPATSGQAFIDGVEVSVNNQATRDMVAYIPEIVNLYPTLSGMENLEFFSGLSGFQYTKQELGRFMEVAGLQASAFHKRVSSYSKGMRQKVGIAIALVKKAKVLFLDEPTSGLDPHASNEFSEIITQLSLQGVSTLMATHDLLIAKNLGHRIGIMHEGKLKQELISDEVSHADLTRIYIDLVKEKEVRV; encoded by the coding sequence ATGTTAAAAGCAGTTAACCTAACCAAAGCCTACGGCTCGCATACCGCTCTGGATCACCTGAACCTGGAAATACAGGCGGGTGAAATCTATTGCCTGCTGGGCTCGAATGGGGCGGGAAAGTCAACCACGATCAACCTGTTTCTGGGTTTCATTCCGGCCACGAGCGGTCAGGCATTCATCGATGGGGTAGAAGTTTCGGTGAATAATCAGGCTACCCGCGATATGGTAGCTTACATCCCCGAAATCGTAAATCTCTACCCGACGCTTTCCGGGATGGAAAACCTGGAGTTTTTCAGTGGACTCTCCGGCTTTCAGTATACCAAACAGGAGCTGGGCCGTTTCATGGAAGTAGCGGGTCTGCAGGCTTCGGCTTTCCATAAACGGGTGTCTTCGTACTCCAAAGGGATGCGGCAAAAGGTAGGTATTGCCATTGCTCTGGTAAAAAAAGCAAAGGTCCTTTTTCTGGACGAACCCACGTCTGGACTTGATCCGCACGCGAGCAATGAATTTTCCGAAATCATTACCCAGCTCAGCTTACAGGGCGTTAGTACGCTCATGGCTACGCACGACTTGCTCATAGCCAAAAACCTCGGTCACCGCATTGGCATCATGCATGAGGGAAAGCTCAAACAGGAGCTGATTTCTGACGAGGTATCGCACGCCGATCTGACCAGAATTTACATTGATCTGGTAAAAGAAAAAGAGGTTCGGGTGTAA